A single genomic interval of Blastopirellula marina harbors:
- a CDS encoding DUF2997 domain-containing protein — MNKTFEIFISPQGETKITTLGFSGAACQEASRFLEVALGTNTSERLTSDFYQDLQQQEHNQVDS; from the coding sequence TTGAATAAGACCTTCGAAATTTTTATCTCTCCTCAGGGGGAGACCAAGATCACCACGCTTGGCTTCTCTGGCGCAGCATGTCAGGAAGCCAGCAGGTTCCTGGAGGTCGCTCTTGGCACAAATACCAGTGAGCGGCTAACCAGCGACTTCTATCAAGATCTGCAACAGCAGGAACACAACCAAGTCGATTCCTGA
- a CDS encoding DUF1257 domain-containing protein, whose protein sequence is MSHIVTIQTQIKDVAALRLATNRLGLPEPVYGTYKLFSNEATGWQVQLPQWRYPVVADVETGNLAYDNYEGRWGNQSELDRLMQRYAIEKASLEARRKGHTVLEQPLENGAVKLTIQVGGAS, encoded by the coding sequence GTGAGTCACATCGTCACGATCCAAACGCAAATCAAAGACGTGGCGGCTCTTCGGCTCGCCACCAATCGTCTCGGACTTCCCGAACCGGTATACGGTACCTATAAGTTGTTCAGCAACGAGGCAACCGGTTGGCAAGTTCAACTTCCCCAGTGGCGATATCCGGTTGTGGCCGATGTCGAAACGGGCAATCTGGCCTACGACAACTACGAAGGACGCTGGGGAAACCAATCCGAACTCGATCGCCTCATGCAGCGATATGCCATCGAGAAGGCTTCACTCGAGGCTCGTCGAAAGGGGCACACCGTACTGGAACAGCCGCTTGAAAATGGAGCAGTCAAACTGACCATCCAGGTCGGAGGTGCCAGTTGA